A genome region from Thermococcus onnurineus NA1 includes the following:
- a CDS encoding M42 family metallopeptidase, translated as MERVVRILKEILEIPSPTGYTQEVLAHIEKLLNENGVKTYYTNKGALIAGNHSEPELVIAAHVDTLGAMVRGILPNGHLSFTRIGGLLLPTFEGEYCTIITRSGKRYRGTLLLRNPSVHVNKEAGKKERKEENMYIRLDELVEKKEDTEKLGIRPGDFIAFDPKFEYVNGFVKAHFLDDKASVAVMMDLMLDLGAETLEKLPVAFFFSPYEEVGHGGSAGYPPSMKELLVVDMGVVGEGVAGKETAVSIAAKDSSGPYDYGMTTKLIELAEKHEIPHVIDVFPYYGSDGSAALRAGWDVRVALIGPGVHASHGMERTHVKGLKATKDLVRAYIESKYRLE; from the coding sequence ATGGAGAGAGTCGTTAGGATACTCAAGGAGATTCTGGAGATACCTTCCCCGACAGGATACACTCAGGAGGTTTTAGCCCACATTGAGAAGCTCCTGAACGAGAACGGCGTAAAGACGTACTACACCAACAAAGGGGCTCTGATAGCTGGCAATCACTCGGAGCCGGAGCTTGTGATAGCGGCCCATGTTGACACCCTCGGGGCGATGGTGAGGGGAATACTTCCCAACGGGCATCTGAGCTTCACCAGAATCGGCGGCCTTCTCCTCCCGACGTTTGAAGGGGAGTACTGCACAATAATCACCCGCTCGGGCAAGCGCTACCGCGGAACGCTACTCCTTAGGAACCCGAGTGTTCACGTGAATAAGGAGGCAGGAAAGAAGGAACGCAAAGAGGAGAACATGTACATCCGCCTTGATGAACTCGTCGAGAAGAAGGAAGACACCGAGAAGCTCGGGATAAGGCCCGGGGACTTCATAGCCTTCGATCCGAAGTTTGAGTACGTCAACGGCTTCGTCAAGGCCCACTTCCTCGACGACAAGGCCAGCGTTGCGGTTATGATGGACCTCATGCTTGACCTTGGAGCGGAAACCCTCGAAAAGCTCCCCGTGGCGTTCTTCTTCTCGCCCTACGAGGAGGTCGGCCACGGTGGTTCGGCGGGTTATCCGCCGAGCATGAAGGAACTTTTAGTCGTGGACATGGGCGTCGTTGGCGAGGGCGTTGCTGGCAAAGAGACTGCCGTTTCAATAGCGGCTAAGGATTCAAGCGGCCCCTACGACTACGGCATGACGACGAAGCTTATCGAGCTGGCCGAGAAGCATGAAATCCCCCACGTCATCGACGTCTTCCCCTACTACGGCTCCGACGGTTCAGCGGCCTTAAGGGCGGGCTGGGACGTCAGGGTTGCACTCATCGGGCCGGGAGTTCATGCCAGCCACGGCATGGAGAGGACTCACGTCAAGGGGCTTAAGGCGACGAAGGATCTGGTGAGGGCATACATTGAGAGTAAATACCGCCTTGAATGA
- a CDS encoding AEC family transporter, with product MNIVQMLALIIIGYVLKLVLKDEKPFNYLRILVNDFLLALFIFGNVASKDLAYLLSIKTVFMYVFIIVGLSLSLSYLYGRLFLKSDELWAGALMVLSIYPNTAALGFPIASLFLDDITPAILYSTTNSMIVLPIVTFIAAHYSSGGASVKKSFLKALKFPPTMANLLALGLVIAGVRVPDVILEPIKTIGWWSIPLLLIYFGSRITFSRFEVRKLLEVGTFRIVVPFLFVFLTLHFASKDIFYSVLVEASMPPAIAANAILAQYKLKAEEAISVTFVLTLTAIGLFMVLRALGV from the coding sequence ATGAACATCGTCCAGATGCTCGCGCTCATAATCATCGGCTACGTCCTTAAGCTCGTCCTCAAGGATGAGAAGCCCTTCAACTACCTTAGAATCCTTGTAAATGACTTTCTCCTGGCCCTCTTTATCTTCGGCAACGTGGCAAGCAAGGATCTAGCCTATCTCCTCAGCATAAAGACAGTTTTTATGTACGTGTTCATTATCGTTGGTCTCAGTCTGAGTCTCTCCTATCTCTACGGCCGCCTCTTCTTGAAAAGCGACGAGCTGTGGGCAGGTGCGCTGATGGTGCTTTCCATCTATCCGAACACCGCTGCCCTTGGCTTCCCCATAGCGAGCCTTTTCCTTGACGACATAACGCCGGCGATACTATACTCCACCACCAACTCTATGATAGTGCTTCCAATCGTTACCTTCATAGCCGCCCACTACTCCAGCGGCGGAGCCTCGGTGAAGAAGAGCTTTCTAAAGGCCCTTAAGTTCCCCCCGACTATGGCAAACCTGCTCGCCCTGGGGCTTGTGATAGCAGGAGTGAGAGTTCCTGATGTCATCCTTGAACCGATAAAAACCATTGGCTGGTGGAGCATCCCGTTGCTTCTCATCTACTTCGGATCGAGGATTACCTTCAGCCGCTTTGAGGTGAGGAAGCTCTTGGAAGTTGGAACGTTCAGAATAGTTGTGCCCTTCCTGTTCGTGTTCCTTACTCTGCACTTTGCTAGTAAAGACATCTTCTACTCTGTTCTTGTCGAAGCCTCGATGCCGCCAGCAATAGCGGCCAACGCTATTCTGGCACAGTATAAGCTCAAAGCGGAGGAGGCAATAAGCGTGACTTTTGTACTGACATTGACAGCTATCGGGCTCTTCATGGTTCTTAGGGCACTCGGGGTCTGA
- a CDS encoding ArsR/SmtB family transcription factor, whose amino-acid sequence MEDLRTQLEELKKRLEALEESIDPVDEVMLSIKMRLKKKLESLPELDEEKAARTLKALANPDRIRILKMLSERPMGFKEIKEALGVESPTVSHHLKLLVKTRMVRKGDKYEISPDGRLFLRLLEIITALEEVEE is encoded by the coding sequence ATGGAAGACCTGAGAACCCAGCTCGAGGAGCTGAAGAAGAGGTTGGAGGCGCTCGAGGAGAGCATCGACCCCGTAGACGAGGTCATGCTCTCCATCAAGATGCGCCTCAAAAAGAAGCTCGAGAGCCTTCCAGAGCTCGACGAGGAAAAGGCAGCAAGGACGCTGAAGGCTTTGGCAAACCCTGATAGGATTAGAATCCTCAAGATGCTCTCCGAGAGGCCAATGGGCTTCAAGGAGATAAAGGAAGCGCTGGGTGTGGAGAGCCCCACCGTTTCACACCATCTCAAGCTTCTCGTCAAAACGAGGATGGTCAGGAAAGGTGACAAGTACGAGATATCGCCCGACGGTCGTTTGTTTTTGCGTTTGCTAGAGATAATTACTGCCCTTGAGGAGGTGGAAGAATGA
- a CDS encoding DUF4097 family beta strand repeat-containing protein codes for MRFENVERVWINVADAEINVEESEGRAVEVQVSPENRLTISKDGNLLNITVPLGQKFKNLLKKDNGSTRVSLKVPKSVKVEIAVKRGKVDAEDVRISKLLLGEGEAELSRCTVETINVATAVIRGSVRVNGDMNIVTAAGIIDLSITELEGDVNLMAATGSIKLTLPGDADARVVLNDGKGLIPGNIILKGINPEDPVLGTGERKIIVNVAAGNVVISTEGGEDDI; via the coding sequence GTGAGGTTCGAGAACGTTGAAAGGGTCTGGATAAATGTGGCTGATGCTGAAATAAATGTCGAAGAGTCGGAAGGGAGAGCCGTCGAGGTCCAGGTTAGCCCTGAAAATAGGCTAACAATCTCAAAGGATGGAAACTTGCTTAATATAACGGTTCCGCTGGGCCAGAAGTTCAAGAACCTCCTCAAGAAGGATAATGGAAGTACAAGGGTCTCGCTAAAAGTACCTAAGAGTGTCAAAGTGGAAATTGCCGTGAAGAGGGGCAAGGTTGATGCTGAAGACGTGAGAATCTCCAAACTCCTGCTCGGGGAGGGCGAAGCTGAACTCTCCCGCTGCACTGTTGAAACGATAAACGTGGCGACGGCAGTTATCAGAGGCTCTGTTAGGGTAAATGGCGACATGAACATTGTGACCGCGGCGGGAATCATAGACCTCTCTATCACTGAGCTTGAGGGGGACGTGAACTTAATGGCCGCGACAGGAAGTATAAAGCTAACTCTCCCGGGGGATGCGGACGCGAGAGTTGTTCTAAACGACGGGAAAGGTCTCATCCCTGGAAATATCATACTTAAGGGCATTAACCCTGAGGATCCCGTTCTTGGAACCGGTGAACGCAAGATAATCGTGAATGTAGCCGCTGGAAACGTGGTCATTTCAACAGAAGGTGGGGAAGATGATATATGA
- a CDS encoding DUF4097 family beta strand repeat-containing protein: MKTVDGEANATLKIMEPVTISTVNGEIELTIEELKDNLAMKTVNGDISLKLTDFCDARIVTKKVNGDIELIGINPENPVIGTGEFEVKVTTVNGDIKAVLV, from the coding sequence ATGAAGACCGTGGACGGTGAAGCCAATGCCACGTTGAAGATCATGGAACCGGTAACCATCTCCACCGTTAACGGGGAAATAGAGCTTACCATTGAGGAGCTTAAGGACAACTTGGCCATGAAGACCGTTAACGGTGACATAAGCCTGAAGCTCACAGACTTCTGCGATGCAAGGATAGTGACGAAAAAGGTAAACGGGGACATCGAGCTGATTGGGATCAACCCAGAAAACCCAGTGATCGGAACCGGCGAATTCGAGGTGAAGGTAACGACTGTGAACGGCGACATAAAGGCGGTGCTTGTCTGA
- a CDS encoding MFS transporter, which translates to MKLGPNRNFWLFAVGRFISQLGWAVQEVALPLYVLDQTHSGGMMTLFVLADIIPSLIIMPFAGVIGDRYNRKKLMVGFDLARGVLLFAVIAFNFLGIYQLLTIQVVMAVMGTFFGAATSAMFPDLVEPEELEKANSTVSSFSIIARLVGPALGGFIYAFGGIKLALLINAVSFFGSGLFEALIHYEWKTRELESARQVIEDIKEGIAFLRSSHYLMVLMFFALFMNALGQPFGAVIMPYSFREILKFSSQQFGLLESAFMGGMLLGNLLIAVKLKRPGRLFFKALAFNGAMMLVFIWVVSPYAELATTIAFFTLAGVSILWGFSNALINVPLNAKIQRAIPTELRGRVFSALALLINLSAPLGLVVVGALMDRLPVWQISAVLWIMMGAVILYYYIEHRETLLREQKYGES; encoded by the coding sequence ATGAAATTAGGCCCCAACAGGAATTTCTGGCTCTTCGCGGTCGGCCGCTTCATCTCGCAGCTCGGCTGGGCGGTGCAGGAAGTCGCTTTGCCGCTCTACGTGCTCGACCAGACCCACAGTGGTGGCATGATGACACTCTTCGTTTTAGCGGACATCATCCCCTCTCTTATTATAATGCCGTTCGCGGGTGTGATAGGTGATCGCTACAACAGGAAGAAGCTCATGGTGGGCTTTGACCTCGCGAGGGGAGTTCTCCTCTTCGCGGTCATAGCGTTCAACTTCCTCGGCATCTACCAGCTACTCACAATTCAGGTCGTCATGGCGGTCATGGGGACGTTCTTTGGGGCCGCCACGAGCGCGATGTTTCCGGATCTCGTTGAGCCTGAAGAGCTGGAGAAGGCAAACTCCACGGTGAGTTCGTTCTCAATAATAGCGAGGCTCGTTGGCCCGGCCTTGGGTGGCTTCATCTACGCCTTCGGCGGAATAAAGCTCGCCCTGCTCATAAACGCGGTGAGCTTCTTTGGCTCCGGACTGTTTGAAGCTCTAATACACTACGAGTGGAAGACAAGGGAGCTTGAGAGCGCCAGACAGGTCATCGAGGACATAAAGGAGGGAATAGCGTTCCTGCGCTCCAGTCACTACCTCATGGTTCTCATGTTTTTCGCCCTCTTCATGAATGCACTCGGTCAGCCCTTCGGCGCGGTTATAATGCCCTACTCCTTTAGGGAGATCCTCAAGTTTTCCAGCCAGCAGTTTGGACTGCTCGAAAGCGCCTTCATGGGCGGCATGCTCCTCGGCAACCTCCTCATAGCCGTGAAGCTGAAGAGGCCGGGTAGGCTGTTCTTCAAGGCGCTTGCATTCAACGGCGCCATGATGTTAGTCTTCATATGGGTGGTCTCGCCTTATGCAGAGCTTGCCACGACCATTGCATTCTTTACCCTCGCCGGAGTGTCCATATTATGGGGCTTTAGCAACGCGCTGATTAACGTTCCCCTCAACGCTAAGATACAGCGTGCTATTCCCACAGAACTCCGCGGTAGGGTTTTCTCCGCCCTTGCCCTGCTCATAAACCTATCCGCGCCTCTCGGCCTTGTGGTTGTGGGGGCTCTGATGGACCGCCTCCCTGTCTGGCAGATAAGCGCTGTCCTTTGGATTATGATGGGGGCCGTGATACTCTACTACTACATCGAGCACAGGGAGACCCTACTCAGGGAGCAAAAATACGGAGAGAGCTGA
- a CDS encoding cob(I)yrinic acid a,c-diamide adenosyltransferase, translated as MPITTKTGDKGLTGLFTGDRIAKYSPIMEANGTIDELSSFLGEAKHYVPKEMAEVLEKIQVELYSLMAEIASKGKYKKVGEGEVKWLEELIHKYEEEVQLRAFVLPGSTIASAKLDVCRTVARRAERAVARLVLDYGFGSSALIYLNRLSDLLFIMARAIEKREGKIKEVK; from the coding sequence ATGCCAATAACGACCAAAACCGGTGATAAGGGTTTAACAGGCCTCTTTACAGGCGACAGAATTGCGAAGTACTCACCCATAATGGAAGCTAACGGCACCATAGACGAGCTGAGCAGCTTTCTGGGCGAGGCCAAACACTACGTGCCCAAAGAGATGGCAGAGGTACTAGAAAAAATCCAGGTCGAGCTTTACTCGCTCATGGCTGAGATAGCCAGTAAGGGCAAGTACAAAAAGGTCGGGGAAGGGGAAGTCAAGTGGCTTGAGGAACTTATTCATAAGTATGAAGAAGAAGTCCAGCTCCGCGCCTTCGTCCTGCCGGGCTCCACCATCGCCAGCGCCAAGCTCGATGTGTGCAGGACAGTTGCAAGGAGGGCCGAGAGGGCCGTTGCACGGCTCGTTCTTGATTACGGCTTTGGAAGCAGCGCCCTCATCTACCTTAATAGGCTCAGCGACCTGTTATTCATAATGGCACGGGCAATAGAAAAGAGGGAGGGAAAGATAAAAGAGGTCAAGTAG
- a CDS encoding DUF4350 domain-containing protein, whose translation MKRWSLVLMALLILSLVPAWAIKPVQAATYVPIQEIQSNTTDGDASAYVGQIVTTRGVVTAVTSKGFFIQNGTGPWSGIYVYLGSSPNVNVGDYVEVTGTVKEYKATWSDSRGFTEIGYVTSITKLGEAPVPDPVILPTGDVAQEQWESVLVKVENVVVTNPDLGYGEWEIDDGSGPVRVDDLIYAYTPLDGQELEYVTGVVYYSFENFKIEPRSADDIALPPEYQPIKEIRENWETGKQVVTSGIVIGTKYNGFFIQNGTEPNSGIYVYVGKSFARDVKPGDVVQVNGTTAMWNGLYELDDPSYRVIGHAEVPEPVVVKAGEMNDAYQSMRVKLEWIRVTDVNGSVITVEDDTGSLVLYDYYGIMDVVPGKILEHVIGIGYKYGVIEVYPTDYKLYIPPIGISNVVKPSYAIKGVPMKFKVTVVNNGNVTDNITVALYANGAFVDNVTYEIDVGESAVYEFTYVSVELGDLKIDIQVHESGWGIIDERIYEYKVVPHPNVVAYGFTPYYERLYIKEENNLAELYENFTYTVNKLKQYGVDFGDLEPKIQWINETMKEIQREYSIYNSLKGLLVQQNPYRASYYYPVMVHIRKAALMSKEVMQEIEFVLPHLQDVLEEVEATYQPPTPTPGNETNMTQPGNITITITKVLIDASHGQYYVEEVGVNGLAEKVKSDLGWEVEINKLPLTYDLLKEYDVVIILNPKEDLTPNEVAALQEYVENGGGLFIAGDWYKYSNVESLNAVVEKYGIKFNADELMDDDVNSGRPYYPFVGIYNTAHPAMKFVPEAWKTYYNGQTLTISGEVTWLIKAYDTSYSVDANGNVVRGKGTNPIVAAAVEAGNGRIVAYGSSKAISDSYYGKYIDSNWPFVKGVLLWLAHEI comes from the coding sequence ATGAAAAGGTGGAGCTTGGTCTTAATGGCACTGTTGATTCTAAGTCTAGTACCGGCGTGGGCGATAAAGCCGGTGCAGGCAGCCACGTATGTTCCAATCCAAGAAATCCAGAGCAACACTACGGACGGTGACGCCTCTGCCTATGTCGGCCAGATTGTTACTACGAGGGGAGTCGTCACGGCAGTGACATCAAAAGGCTTTTTCATTCAGAACGGTACTGGCCCATGGAGCGGAATTTATGTCTATCTGGGAAGCAGCCCCAATGTTAATGTGGGTGACTACGTGGAAGTCACAGGCACAGTAAAAGAGTACAAAGCTACTTGGAGCGATAGTCGTGGATTTACTGAGATTGGCTATGTGACATCAATTACAAAGCTTGGAGAAGCTCCTGTACCAGATCCAGTGATCCTCCCAACGGGCGATGTTGCCCAGGAGCAGTGGGAAAGCGTTCTCGTCAAGGTTGAAAACGTTGTCGTTACCAATCCGGATCTTGGCTACGGTGAGTGGGAAATTGACGATGGGAGCGGACCGGTTAGGGTTGATGATCTGATTTATGCCTACACCCCACTGGACGGTCAGGAGCTCGAGTACGTCACCGGTGTTGTGTACTATTCCTTCGAGAACTTTAAGATCGAGCCTAGGAGTGCCGACGACATAGCGCTCCCGCCCGAGTACCAGCCCATCAAGGAGATAAGGGAGAACTGGGAGACCGGCAAGCAGGTCGTCACCAGCGGAATAGTCATAGGCACCAAGTACAACGGCTTCTTCATCCAGAACGGTACCGAGCCTAACAGCGGCATATACGTTTACGTTGGCAAGTCCTTCGCCAGGGACGTCAAGCCGGGTGACGTGGTTCAGGTCAACGGAACGACTGCCATGTGGAACGGCCTCTACGAGCTGGATGACCCATCTTACAGGGTCATTGGACACGCCGAGGTGCCTGAGCCGGTCGTCGTCAAGGCCGGAGAGATGAACGACGCCTACCAGAGCATGCGCGTCAAGCTCGAGTGGATCAGGGTCACCGACGTCAACGGTTCCGTCATAACGGTCGAAGATGACACTGGAAGCCTCGTTCTGTACGACTACTACGGCATAATGGATGTCGTCCCGGGCAAGATTCTGGAGCACGTCATCGGTATTGGGTACAAGTACGGGGTTATAGAAGTCTACCCGACCGATTATAAACTGTACATACCGCCAATTGGGATATCCAATGTCGTTAAACCGAGCTACGCCATAAAGGGCGTCCCCATGAAGTTCAAGGTCACCGTCGTTAACAACGGCAATGTGACCGACAACATAACCGTGGCACTCTATGCCAACGGCGCCTTCGTCGACAACGTCACTTATGAGATAGACGTCGGAGAAAGCGCGGTTTACGAGTTCACCTACGTGTCCGTCGAGCTGGGTGACCTCAAGATCGACATACAGGTTCACGAGAGCGGGTGGGGAATCATCGACGAGAGGATCTACGAGTACAAGGTCGTTCCCCACCCCAACGTCGTCGCCTACGGCTTCACACCTTACTACGAGAGACTCTATATCAAGGAGGAGAACAACCTCGCAGAACTCTACGAAAACTTCACCTACACCGTTAACAAACTCAAGCAGTACGGGGTTGACTTTGGAGACCTTGAACCAAAGATTCAGTGGATAAACGAGACCATGAAGGAGATACAGCGGGAGTACAGCATCTATAACAGCCTCAAGGGTCTGCTCGTCCAGCAGAATCCATACAGAGCATCCTACTACTATCCAGTTATGGTGCACATCAGAAAGGCAGCGCTCATGAGCAAAGAAGTCATGCAGGAGATAGAGTTTGTCCTGCCGCACCTCCAGGACGTTCTTGAGGAAGTTGAAGCAACATACCAGCCACCCACTCCAACGCCCGGAAACGAGACCAACATGACCCAGCCAGGTAACATAACCATCACCATCACCAAGGTGCTAATCGACGCCTCTCACGGCCAGTACTACGTTGAGGAAGTCGGCGTTAACGGGCTCGCCGAGAAGGTCAAGAGCGATCTAGGCTGGGAGGTAGAGATCAACAAGCTACCGCTCACCTACGACCTGCTTAAGGAGTACGACGTTGTGATAATCCTCAACCCGAAGGAAGACCTAACTCCAAACGAGGTGGCGGCACTTCAGGAGTACGTCGAAAACGGTGGTGGGCTCTTCATAGCTGGAGACTGGTACAAGTACTCCAACGTCGAGAGCCTCAATGCCGTGGTCGAGAAGTATGGCATCAAGTTCAACGCTGATGAGCTTATGGACGATGATGTGAACAGCGGAAGGCCGTACTATCCGTTCGTTGGAATCTACAACACCGCCCATCCGGCGATGAAGTTCGTTCCTGAGGCCTGGAAGACCTACTACAACGGCCAGACCCTTACCATCAGCGGCGAAGTTACCTGGTTGATCAAGGCATACGACACCTCATACTCCGTCGATGCCAACGGAAACGTGGTTAGGGGCAAGGGCACAAACCCGATAGTCGCGGCTGCCGTAGAAGCCGGAAACGGTAGAATAGTTGCCTATGGCTCGAGCAAGGCCATTAGTGACTCCTACTACGGCAAGTACATAGACAGCAACTGGCCGTTCGTCAAGGGCGTCCTTCTCTGGCTGGCCCACGAAATTTGA
- a CDS encoding translation initiation factor eIF-2B alpha/beta/delta subunit family protein (eIF-2BA; catalyzes the binding of GTP to IF2), with protein MLPPEIRSILEEMRAERIRGASYLAKRGAEVYIKLAELLSGDGLREALKDMREEIPAVNRTMASLYNLARFIPITDNPDLVISKAEEFIRLSEEAKREIGNIGSELIDENEVIITHSFSSAVLEIFKAAKRKGKRFKVILTESAPDYEGLALAGELEALEIPFEVITDAQIGIFVKKATLAFVGADNVTRDGAVVNKAGTYLLALACHDNGVPFYVAAESFKLHPELNSEEVEIVERPYARQGYRVRNYLFDITPWKYVRGIVTELGILVPPKEI; from the coding sequence ATGCTTCCTCCGGAAATTCGCTCCATCCTCGAAGAGATGCGGGCCGAGCGCATAAGAGGCGCGAGTTACCTGGCCAAGAGAGGCGCAGAAGTATATATAAAGCTCGCTGAGCTTTTAAGCGGCGATGGACTACGAGAAGCTCTTAAGGATATGAGAGAAGAGATTCCTGCCGTGAACAGGACGATGGCCTCACTCTACAACCTGGCCAGATTCATACCCATCACGGATAACCCCGACCTTGTAATATCAAAGGCCGAGGAATTCATCCGCCTGAGCGAGGAAGCCAAAAGGGAGATCGGCAACATCGGGAGCGAGCTGATAGACGAGAATGAGGTAATAATAACCCACTCCTTCTCCTCGGCTGTTCTGGAGATTTTTAAGGCCGCGAAGAGGAAGGGCAAGCGCTTCAAGGTAATTCTAACGGAGAGCGCACCGGACTACGAGGGGCTGGCCTTAGCCGGGGAGCTTGAGGCCTTAGAAATTCCCTTCGAGGTTATCACCGACGCTCAGATAGGCATCTTTGTCAAAAAAGCCACCCTGGCCTTCGTCGGTGCCGATAACGTTACGCGTGATGGGGCGGTTGTCAACAAGGCTGGCACGTACCTCCTTGCCCTAGCCTGTCATGACAATGGCGTTCCTTTCTACGTCGCGGCGGAGAGCTTTAAACTCCATCCTGAGCTGAACTCCGAGGAGGTTGAAATAGTCGAGAGACCCTACGCGAGACAGGGCTACCGCGTCAGGAACTATCTCTTTGACATCACGCCCTGGAAATACGTTAGGGGGATAGTAACTGAACTCGGAATTCTGGTGCCTCCGAAGGAGATTTAA
- a CDS encoding molybdopterin-binding protein: MFAEILTIGDELLTGNTVDSNSAFIAQKLTERGYWVRRKTTVGDDVEEIKKVIHEILDRKPEVLIISGGLGPTHDDVTMLAVAEALGKNLTLCEPCIERIKAFYERLYKEGYIDDPKLNEGRKKMAYLPEGAVPLENTEGAAPGALIEHGGVKIFVLPGMPREMKAMLEKEVLPRLGERKFIQRKLLAEITDESKLAPILIETLERFEVRIHSSPKGFGKYIGIIIFGESEEEIEKAKAFMEERGIRFEEGW, translated from the coding sequence ATGTTCGCCGAAATCCTGACTATAGGAGACGAGCTCCTCACCGGAAACACTGTGGACAGCAACTCGGCCTTTATCGCCCAGAAGCTTACCGAGAGGGGCTACTGGGTGAGGAGAAAAACCACCGTCGGCGATGACGTTGAGGAGATAAAGAAGGTTATCCATGAGATCCTAGATAGGAAACCAGAGGTTCTCATCATCTCTGGAGGTCTGGGACCAACCCACGACGACGTGACTATGCTTGCCGTTGCCGAGGCCCTCGGGAAGAATCTAACCCTTTGTGAGCCCTGCATTGAAAGAATTAAAGCATTCTATGAGCGCCTTTATAAGGAAGGTTACATCGATGACCCCAAGCTGAACGAGGGGAGGAAAAAGATGGCCTACCTTCCGGAAGGGGCCGTCCCCCTGGAGAACACCGAGGGAGCCGCACCTGGGGCGCTCATAGAGCACGGGGGTGTTAAGATTTTCGTCCTTCCCGGGATGCCGCGTGAGATGAAGGCGATGCTGGAAAAGGAGGTTCTTCCGAGGCTTGGGGAGAGAAAGTTCATCCAGAGGAAGCTTCTGGCAGAAATAACCGATGAGTCGAAGCTGGCTCCAATCCTCATCGAGACGCTGGAGCGCTTTGAGGTCAGAATACACTCCTCGCCAAAGGGCTTCGGCAAATACATTGGGATAATCATCTTCGGAGAGAGCGAAGAGGAGATAGAAAAGGCCAAGGCCTTCATGGAGGAGAGAGGCATTCGCTTCGAGGAGGGCTGGTAG
- a CDS encoding phosphorylating glyceraldehyde-3-phosphate dehydrogenase — MKVKVGINGYGTIGKRVAYAVTRQDDMKLIGVTKTKPDFEAYRAKELGIPVYAAGEEFLPRFENAGFEVAGTLSDLLEKVDVIVDATPGGMGAKNKAVYEKAGVKAIFQGGEKASTAEVSFVAQANYEKALGKDYVRVVSCNTTGLIRTLSAVQEYIDYVYAVMIRRAADPNDIKHGPINAIKPSVTVPSHHGPDVQTVIPINIETSAFVVPTTIMHVHSIMVELKKPLEAKDVIDIFENTTRVLLFEKEKGFESTAQLIEFARDLHREWNNLYEIAVWKESISVRGNRLFYIQAVHQESDVVPENIDAIRAMFEMADKWESIRKTNQSLGILK, encoded by the coding sequence ATGAAGGTTAAGGTGGGAATTAACGGCTACGGAACCATAGGAAAGCGCGTCGCTTACGCGGTCACTAGGCAGGACGATATGAAGCTGATCGGAGTTACCAAGACAAAGCCAGATTTTGAGGCTTACCGGGCTAAAGAGCTCGGCATTCCAGTCTACGCTGCGGGTGAGGAGTTTTTGCCGAGGTTTGAGAATGCTGGCTTTGAGGTCGCCGGTACGCTCAGCGACCTGCTGGAAAAGGTCGACGTCATAGTCGACGCCACCCCTGGCGGCATGGGAGCAAAGAACAAGGCAGTTTATGAAAAGGCCGGCGTCAAGGCCATCTTCCAGGGCGGCGAGAAGGCAAGCACCGCGGAAGTTTCCTTCGTAGCCCAAGCTAACTACGAGAAGGCCCTCGGCAAGGACTACGTTAGAGTCGTCTCCTGCAACACCACCGGCCTCATAAGAACCCTCAGCGCAGTTCAGGAGTACATCGACTACGTCTACGCCGTGATGATCCGTCGTGCTGCCGACCCGAACGATATCAAGCATGGACCGATAAACGCCATAAAGCCGAGCGTTACGGTTCCGTCCCACCACGGACCGGACGTCCAGACGGTAATTCCGATAAACATCGAGACTTCAGCTTTCGTTGTGCCAACCACAATAATGCACGTTCACAGCATAATGGTCGAGCTGAAGAAGCCGCTCGAAGCAAAGGACGTCATAGACATCTTCGAGAACACCACGCGCGTTCTGCTCTTCGAGAAGGAAAAGGGCTTCGAGAGCACGGCCCAGCTCATAGAGTTTGCAAGAGACCTTCACAGGGAGTGGAACAACCTCTACGAGATAGCCGTCTGGAAGGAGAGCATAAGCGTCCGCGGAAACAGGCTCTTCTACATCCAAGCGGTCCATCAGGAGAGCGATGTAGTACCTGAGAACATCGATGCGATAAGGGCTATGTTCGAGATGGCCGACAAGTGGGAGAGCATAAGGAAGACGAACCAGAGCCTTGGGATTTTGAAGTGA